TGATGGAAGACGATGAAACCGAGCCGGATGCAACGTATGAGGATGAACGCAATGTGCAGCATAACAATGAGCAGGCAGCCGGTGAGAACGAGGCTGAGGCAGAGTTTGTGAATGATGTGTTCGATTACGGGGCGCACAATGGAAATGACGCGCCACTGGTCAATCCGGATGAAAGTGAATACGACGAGGAGGAAAGCGAAGAGGACGGTGACAATGCGGATGATTACTATCCTAACAATGTTGCTTCGGACAGTGGAGTGTTGACGGACGATCAGCAGGGAGATGATCCCGGCGATGGCAACAATGATCCGGGAATGGCTGAGACATTGGTGGCGGTGAAGGAAGTTAAGCAGCTGCAATCCATCTTGCTGCTGCACCTCGATCTCATACAAGAACAAGGTGACCAGATACTGAACAAGGACAAGATGATTATCCGACTGAAGGACGAGAACGAGGTGCTGAAGCATCAGCTCGATATGGCGAATCGACGCGTTTCGTTGATGATGTTGCAGCTACAGCAGAACGGTCTGGCACTTCCGGTCGACGAGCAGCAGCCGATGATCCTGCAACCACCGAAGCAGGAAGGAACCGTTTCACCATTGACGATTCGGAGCCAGATGGAAAATGGACGGCTGAGAACGATCATCATGAAATCTTCCTCATCGCCACCGTTCGTATCGTCGAGTGTGGCAGACGGTGCGCTGTTCGGACCGTGTCTACCAATTCGCAACCCGGAGGTTAGCAGCACCGTATCCCCGGCAAAGGAAGAACTGCCGGACGATATAGTGCTGCAGGGTGATGAGCTGCAGTCCCCCTACTACAATGACGAGGACGATaacgatggtgacgatgatgagcaggaagaagaggaagaggacgaGGATgtggaagatgatgatgaagaggaggaagaattCCACACGGAAAACAATGAAGTGGACGGGGAAATCTTTCTAAACTATTCCAAATCGGACGATGATGAATCTCTTTCGCCCCAAATGAATGATGATTTTGATGAGCAGCAGgatgaggaagaggaggacgaggaTGATTACAATGAGCaacaggaacaacaacaacaacaacaacagtatgtgctgctgcagcagcctCAACAGGTGTACGAGAATTACGACGGTTTGCAGCAGGCAGAAGTGATGGACGATGAGGAGGGTGGATACGAGTCGAACGAAATGGGGGAGGAAGATGATAATCCGATGCAGTACGTCAGCGACGATCAGGGTGGTAACTACGACGACACTCCGATGGTAATGATCGACGATGGAGCGGTTGAGGTAAAGATGGAAACGGACTCCCCGGCATCGCAAGAATCGTCCCAGGATTCGCAAGAATCGCAAGACTCCCAAGATTCCCAAGGGTCGCAGGTGTACCAGGAACCACAGAACTCATCCATGCAGCATGCGCCCCTGGGCAATGGGCTGGAGGTGAACGTTCCCTTCGTCGAGAGTACGGTTGGTAGTGAGGGTGAGCAGCCGGAGGATGATGGTTGCAAGGTGGTTAAGGTGGAAGGTCCCGGAGGAATGCCGGTAGAAGATGGAGCCCAATCCACGGAAGTAACGACCGGTGGCACACAGGACTCGTTGGAGCTGGAGTACGGGTGCACCAGTGAACCGACGGAGGGTAGCAGTGAAAATGGCCGAGAAAAGCGTCACAATCCCGGAGGTTCTCGCCAGCGGTTCAATCCAACGTTGCACTGCCCTTCGGGCAACTCTTCAGATGGCAGTGTGGCGGCTAAGCGTAACTGTAAACCGACCCCATATATGGTCACTCAGAAGCAGTACATCAGTTGCAGCTGGAAGGACGACGCGGTTACTGCCGAGCTTGAGAAGCTACAATCGAACGAGGCGGCCGAACTAGAAATACCGTCCTGGACGGTGATCGAAGATGACGACGAAGAGCCGGAGACCGATCATCCACCGGCCGGGGCGTCAGCTACCGGTGAGGAGGAACCAGTTTCGGCGAGTGAACCTTCGCGTGAGGACATCAGCGACGGAGTGTACACCAAACGACACATGAAGCTGGAGATCGATGAACGGCGCCGAAAGAAATGGGACGTACAGCGGATACGCGAGCAGAAAAACATTGAGCGATTGAAGAAGCGCCAGCTGAAGGAACAACCAACGGAACAGGAAGCGGCAAAAACGATCACCACCCTCTACCCGACGGTGGACACGCTCAAGTCCATCCAGGTTACGGATGACGTACCGGTACAGGCGTTCGGTGAGCTTATTCCGCTTCTTCCAACCAACGGTGGCTTTTCACTGCCGTGGAACCAACTAAAGGCGGGCCCTTCGTTTGCAAATCCCCAATCCTCCTGCTCCACCGGTTTGTTACagcctcatcatcatcaccatcatcatcatacgcCATCCCTGCCGGGGCCATCCGGTACGAGCAGCAGTATCGGGTTGTTGCTGGAGACGAAAACCAAATTCATTCATCGGTTGGCTCCGAGCCTGCAGGCGCAAAAGCAGCGCTTCACCAAGCGAATCAAGAAGGAACTTTAAACCCTCCCTTTCCCATCTACCTTTCCTCCTTTCGACTGTTCTGTGTTGTGCCAGTTTAGATAACGGTCACCACAGAgttatgttttgtaatttcGCCCATTTATCcacctattttttttatcctttgaTTTGCTTTACTTTTAAACTGTTAGAGTATGTATGAGAAGCTGTGGTGTATGTATGTCCCGCCGGGGGAAGCAAGCAAGTATCTTTCGGTTTCGTGTAGATCCGTGTGCAGGCAAATTTTCTCTCAATTCGATTGAAAGTTTGGTACAAAATGAGGTGaatttgtcgttgttgtttgtgtctGCTGATTTGTAAACACGTC
This Anopheles marshallii chromosome 3, idAnoMarsDA_429_01, whole genome shotgun sequence DNA region includes the following protein-coding sequences:
- the LOC128715231 gene encoding uncharacterized protein LOC128715231; the protein is MGASSASAINMMDTMDDHVYCNSTTTTVAAPVTVTSPSAVTTSTTTTTVAAGSRELPKLAIVAQESCNSDDQYQQSSPSQYSPSPSSPLPSSPQPASPRPSSPVPSSSSVPSSPAPSSPLPSMEDETLMMEDDETEPDATYEDERNVQHNNEQAAGENEAEAEFVNDVFDYGAHNGNDAPLVNPDESEYDEEESEEDGDNADDYYPNNVASDSGVLTDDQQGDDPGDGNNDPGMAETLVAVKEVKQLQSILLLHLDLIQEQGDQILNKDKMIIRLKDENEVLKHQLDMANRRVSLMMLQLQQNGLALPVDEQQPMILQPPKQEGTVSPLTIRSQMENGRLRTIIMKSSSSPPFVSSSVADGALFGPCLPIRNPEVSSTVSPAKEELPDDIVLQGDELQSPYYNDEDDNDGDDDEQEEEEEDEDVEDDDEEEEEFHTENNEVDGEIFLNYSKSDDDESLSPQMNDDFDEQQDEEEEDEDDYNEQQEQQQQQQQYVLLQQPQQVYENYDGLQQAEVMDDEEGGYESNEMGEEDDNPMQYVSDDQGGNYDDTPMVMIDDGAVEVKMETDSPASQESSQDSQESQDSQDSQGSQVYQEPQNSSMQHAPLGNGLEVNVPFVESTVGSEGEQPEDDGCKVVKVEGPGGMPVEDGAQSTEVTTGGTQDSLELEYGCTSEPTEGSSENGREKRHNPGGSRQRFNPTLHCPSGNSSDGSVAAKRNCKPTPYMVTQKQYISCSWKDDAVTAELEKLQSNEAAELEIPSWTVIEDDDEEPETDHPPAGASATGEEEPVSASEPSREDISDGVYTKRHMKLEIDERRRKKWDVQRIREQKNIERLKKRQLKEQPTEQEAAKTITTLYPTVDTLKSIQVTDDVPVQAFGELIPLLPTNGGFSLPWNQLKAGPSFANPQSSCSTGLLQPHHHHHHHHTPSLPGPSGTSSSIGLLLETKTKFIHRLAPSLQAQKQRFTKRIKKEL